In the genome of Terriglobia bacterium, the window CACCAGTAATCCCGAAACGGGAGCGCCGCGCCCTCTCAAGCTTGACCGCCACGTTTGTCAGCCGCCCGGTCGAGCAGGTCTGCAACCAGCAACAGCGCATTCCGCTGCTGGTCAGTCAGTCCCTTCCGCTCTGCCGCGATCTTCCGCAGGAGACCAGTGTCGCGTGATGCCAGCGCCGCCTCGATGCTGTGCCGGCCCGGCTTGTCGGAAGAGTCGGTCACCTTTCGGCATTGTAATCGGGCGCGTCACTGTGACAGAGGTGAGAGCTGTGGCGGGGTTGGAGCGCCCCACGGGAAAGGCGATTACTGGTGAGAGGGGGATTTCGCAACAGTTAGCGACTTCTAATCACACTTGCACCATGGTGCTTGCTTGGGTTCCCATAGCTGCGCCGTCCAATATAGGTCATTGAGGAAAAGGCACGCTTTCCCCGCCTTGTATTCAGACGAGCGGAACCTGAATGACTGATGCGGTTTGCCGTCGCATGTGATGAGAACGCGATGGCTACCCTTCAAGTCCAATCCTGCGATCTTGGTGCTCTTCTGTCTCGGCCAAGACACTGGCTTCTGGGAGTCAACCTTGAATGAGAAGTTCCCTGACTTGCAGAACAATCCGGGAGCTGAGGTGGACGGCGGTTCGTCGCGAATCGGTGCGACACAGATCGACCCGGAACCGTTCTGTCCCGCAAGTGTCGTGGGGATGCACAGAGCAACGGGTTTCAGCACTCCCACAGAGACCCCCAGCGTCGTAGTTCCTTGGTTACCTTGGAGCGGCAGGAAGTCACAGCCCACAATTCAGAGACGCAGGTATTCTGTAAGCTTCCGGGAGGCCTGGATGCATCGAGTGCTACTGATCCTGTTCTTAACGTTCTCGTCATTCGTATTCGCGCAGCACGAGCCGTCGCCCGCTACCGATCTCGACTGGGAAGCTGAGATGAATCTGTTCAACCGCTTCTACACCGGAGATGACCCGCAGGGAGCATACGCTCACGCCGAGAAAATGCTCGAAATCGCCAACCGAAAGAAGCTCGGTGCGCGGGAGGTCGGAGCCAGTGAATGGGCGATCGGAGAGGCACTCCGCAAAATGGAAAAATTCAGTGAGGCGGAACCGCGTCTGCGCCAGTCGTTGAAATCGCGCGAGTCGGTATTACCCCCGACGCATTATCGCGTCCTTCAGTCGGTCGACGCTCTAGCGAATATCCTTTACCTGGAAGGGAAGTACGACGAAGCGGCGCCTTTGACCGAACGCGCGATCGCCGGTTACGCGGCAATGACAGACCGCGACGGGCCCGACGAATGCCACTACGGCCTGGCGCTGCAGAATCTCGGTACGATGGAAATGGCGAAGAAGAATGCCGATAAGGCAGAAGGCTTGCTCATCCGGGCAGCGAACTCCTTCGCGAACGTCAGCCTGGGATGCGGTCAGTTGCACGGTGTGTACTGGAGCCTGGCTTCGGTGTACTGGCTCGAGAACCGGAAGGACAAAGTCGAGGAGGTCTACCAGGCGGCCGTCAAGGTATTCGCGCCTGAAGCGGGCGAAGATGCCGATTACCACTACGGCTACTACCTAATGTGTCTTGCAGGCGTGTACACGTCCGAGAAGCGTTTCGACGAGGCGGACGCACTGTTCAAACGAGCGATCCAGGCGGCGACCCATGTCTCGACTTCCGAAGGTCCGGAAACGAGCGCGGAACTTCTGACAGCGGTTCTTCGTGAGTACAGGTACATGCTGGTCGCCGCCAACCGCACGGCCGATATCGCCGCTGTCGATCAGCAACTTCAAGCGTCGGCGGCCGCCACCGCCGCGGACGCGAAGCACCCTGAGATGCAGCTGGAGGTCCTAAGAGACGAAGCGCTCCGGGCGGAACAGGACCGGAGATTCGATGACGCGGAGAAGAGCCTCAGGCGGGAGGTGGAGGTCGCCCGCAGTCTAGGTCCGGGAGATGGCCGTGCGGTCTTGGCTGAAGTGGACCTGGCCTATTTTCTAGAACGCATGAAGAGGCCTGACGAGGCGCTCCGTACCGCAGAGCAAGCCTTCAACGAAGCAAAGCGCGGCTTCAGCGATGACCCGAATGTATTCGGCCGGGCTTGCGACGCCATGGCGTTCCTCTACGACGCTCGCCACAACGATCCGGCGCTGGAATCGATGCTGAAACTCTCCGTAAAGATCTGGGAGCCGTATCCGAATAAGGCCGATTTCCATTATCCAAGGGCGCTCACAGCGCTTGGGCGCTTCTACCTAACGCGGAAGCAGTACACGAAAGCTGAGCCCTTGTTTCTCGAGTCACTGAAGCTAGTGGAGCGAACGCAAGGGGCCGACAATTTCTCGATTGTTTCGGCGGTCGAGAGTCTCGGTTATCTATACGCGCAAATGGGAGCGTACGACAAAGCAGAGCCATACTACCGTCGAGACCTTGCGTTGTGGGAGAAACGGTTCGGGACGAATAGTCCGATGTTGAATGGCGTACTGTATACCCTGGCCGAGGTCATGCGTAATCTCGGCCGTCCCAAGGAAGCTGACGAGTTCATGGCCCGCCGCGAGCGGCTCACTACCCCAGCCACCCAGAAATGAGACCCTGACCAAGCAAGATGTCGGCGTGCGTTACACCCGGCACAACCGGAGATAACAGACCTTCTCGCCAGTTACGAACTGCTCCCCCACATCTTGTGGTGGCGATCTCAGCGACCACTATCGGGATCGGGGGTACTCATGCCGCCCAATGCTGACAACACAAGAATCCCGGCCGCGTGCGCTGCTACAAGTCCCTGCGCCATGGGTTTTGGGGCACTCTATAAAAGGGGCGTTCGTTCGCTCAGAACAGCCGCGACTCCCCCAAATGAGATGCATAAACACAAGCACCCCGAGGCAGTTCTAATGGCCCATCTTCCAAGTTGGACCCCCTGTCGAACAACACCTACAGCCGGGCGGCTCCTGCGTGCAGCCAGGTGCTACTGACGACCGCAGGGGACGCCAAGTATCATTACTTTCTTGCCCTAGCGTGTTCTGCGTCCGGCGGTTTTCAGGGCTGTCCGCTTTCATCCGCGTCAACACGCGGCGACGAGGTTTAGGGAGAAGGGAATGTCCTGGCGGCAGCTGGCTAGCTTGCTGTGGCAGGCCGCACCGCGCACGCCGCGTGCGAGCGGCTGGCAGGCCGCTCTGCGCCATCTGGGCGGCTTCGGCCTGTTCGCGCTGGCCATCCTCGACGGCTCACCCGTCCCGACGCTCGGCGGTCTCGATCTGCTGACCGTCGTCCTGGCCGCGCGGCACCGCGAGCCCTGGTATTACTACGCGCTCATCGCCACCGCCGGAGGGCTGATCGGGTCCTTCATCACCTATTCCATCGCGCGCAAAGCCGGTGAGGCTTACCTTACGCGCCATTTAGGCCAAGGCGGGGTCCGCCGCCTGCTCGACTTCGTCCGCCAGTGGGGAGGAGGCACCCTGATCATCGCCACCCTTTTTCCCCCACCGTTCCCGGCCACTCTGGTCTTCGCTGCGGCGGGCATTCTGAACTATCCCCCGCGGCGGTACCTCATCGCGATCGCGGCGGGGCGCGCCCTCCGCTACAGCCTGCTGGCCTGGGCCGCGGAGCACTACGGACGCCACTTTGTCCTGCTGGTCCGCCATCCCGAGCGCTACCTGGGTTGGTCGATTCTGATAGGAGGCCTTGTCATCGCGATGGTGGCCGCAGCCTTGTTTACGTGGCGGTGGGTGCGCGAGGCCGCCCCGCTCGAGGAGCAGCGGTCGGGATCGTAGCCATTGAGAATCACATGACAATGGTTACAACGGAATCGGCGCCTGCTGGTGGCTGCTTTGCGTGACGGATGACCCTACGCACGCGCGGAACTCATCATGGCCCGGAGACCATCTCCACGAAGAGGCCGGATGCATTTGCGCAGACTGAATTTCGTTCTTCGCCTTCTTCTTCTTGCAGTCGCGCGGCGGACCATACATTATCAACAGTTATCCCCTTACGCCTTGCACGTTCGCCACATACTGCTGCTGGTTCCCTCTGAATCTCGGGTCAGTCGTCGTGCGCGCCATTCGGCCACGCTGACCATGATTCAGATGACGGCGATCTGTGCTGCTCCAACCAAATAGGCCGACACTGACGACGCAGCGCAACCCTCCTGAATTCATGCACTTAGATCCCCGCGAATCTAAGTCGCAGGATCCGGGTTTCTCGTTACCTTCGTACATTGCCCTGAGGTCACATCCATATGACAATCTTGGCTGTGGGGAACATTGACCAGAGCAGTGAACGTCGGCGGCTGTGGCACGGGACTGCTGTGTTGGCCCTTGCAGCTTACAGATGCAGCGACCTCAACATAGTCCCTGCTGATCGGAATGCCCATGGCTGAAATGATTGCCGAAAAGCGTTCGTCGGTTCGACAACCAATCGATATCCGGGTACGGATCACCCTTCCAGACGAGAAGAGGTCGGTGATTTTTGGCCGGGGAGAAGACATCAGCATCGGAGGAATGGCTATTTTTGTCGCGACAGATCTGAATGTCGGCGAGCGTGTAGTCATAGAGTTCGTACTGCTATCGGGGCGGCAACTTAAACTGGAAGCCATCGTGCGGAATCGGCACAGCTACAGGTACGGTCTCGCGTTCGCAACCTTGACAACCGAACAGAGGAGTGAGATTGAACGCTTGTAGCATCGCGAATCAACTCCGACGGCGCACTCGGGAGAGACCTGCAGTCCGTCGCTGGCTTCATTTCGCGCTTGCTTCAACTTTAGTTGTAATCGTCTTGTCCCCGGGATGGAGCTGGGGAGGAACAAGAGATCGCAAGCTCACGGCGGGTACGGGACCAGCCTATCCCGCGCTGGCGAAGAAACTGAAAATCACCGGCACAGTCAAGGCTGACCTCTTCATAGCACCGAATGGGACGATCAAGAGAATCGACGCTCGCGGACATCCCTTGCTGGTTCAGGCAGTCGTGGAATCGGTGAAGGCCTGGAAGTATGAACCCGCCTCAACCGGAACGATCAATTCCGTAATCTTCGTATTCAAGTGACCCCACTGTGGTCGTAGAGCAGAAGTGTTGCACTCTGTCGCAACCCGCCGCGCGGCAAAGGCTTTTCCTGCCGGATGACTGTCGAGAACAGCCCTTTTCAGCCCGACCAGAGACTGTCCCCCTCGGATGCGTGGCGCGCGTTCATTTGGGTGGTTGGTCGGGACCAGCGTGCAGGAGAGCGGACTGGGTGTACAATCTTTGCCGTTTTCGAGGTCAAGAAGCGAATCTCGGTCACCAGCACCGAGAGCCAGGAAACGACTATGACGATGTTCGACCAGCAGGTCGCGGCTGCGAAGGTATGGTTCTCGAGCCCCCGGTTCGCCGGCATCGTCCGTCTCTACTCCCCGCGCCAGGTGGCCGAGCAGCAGGGCACGATTTCCGGCGACTACACCGTAGCGCGACGGGCAGCCGAGGGGTTCTACGCGCGGTTGCGCGAACTCTTCGAACAGCGCGGGCAGATCACTACTTTCGGTCCCTATTCGCCTGGCCAGGCGGTGATGATGAAGCGGATTGGGATGGAAGGCATTTACCTGGGCGGCTGGGCGACGTCGGCCAGGGGATCGTTGTCAGAGGATCCGGGTCCGGACCTGGCCAGCTATCCGCTCAGCCAGGTGCCGGACGAGGCCGCCGGACTGGTGCGAGCACTTCTTGCCGCCGACAAGAACCAACACTTCGCGCGCATGCGGATGACCGAAGAACAGCGCAAGGCGACCCCGGTCATCGACTATCGGCCTTTCATACTCGCCGACGCCGACACCGGTCACGGCGGGGACGCGCATGTACGCAATCTGATCCGCCGCCTGGTCGAAGTCGGGGTGCCGGCCTACCACCTCGAAGACCAGAAGCCTGGAGCGAAGAAGTGCGGCCACCAGGGCGGGAAGGTGCTTGTGGCCGAGGACGAGCAGATCAAGCGCCTCAACGCTGCCCGCCTGCAGCTTGACATCATGCGGGTCCCGGGCATCCTTGTGGCCCGAACGGATGCCGAATCAGCGACGTTCCTCGAGAATCGGAGCGACGAGCGAGATCAGCCCTTCATCCTCGGCGCCACCAACGTCGAGCTGCCCAGCTACAAGGCCGGCTATCTAGCCATCTTGAGGAAGCTGTTCGAACTGGGGGTCGAGGAGGCCCGCGGACACCTGCTGTTTGCCGTGTCCGAGGCCGAATACTTGGCGGCCTTTGCCTGGCTCGAGCGGGTTGGGCTCATGGGGATGATCGCGGAGAGTGTCCAGGTCCTCAGGACTGGGTCGGCGACCGAATTCGACGCAGCACTGGACAGGATAGACACGCGCTATGTGGAGCTCTGGCAGGCGGAAGCCGGGCTGAAGACCTATGGGCTGGCGGTCGCCGAGGTAATGGAGTCCCGCACGGACGAGGGCGAGCGTTTCGACATGACCGTCGAGGAATGGCTGGCGTTCTCGAAACGGGCTTCTTTCTACGAGGTACACGAGCGAGCGAAGTCGATGGGCATCCAGGTGATCTGGGATTGCGAGCTGCCTACGACTCCCGAAGGCTTCTATCAGATTCAAGCCGGGATCGATTACGCCATCGCCAAGTCGCTGGCTGTGGCGCCCTTCGCCGACGTGCTGTGGATGGAGACCAAGACGGCGAATCTCGAGGACGCCACGAAGTTCGCACACGCCATCCACGCGGAGTACCCGGACAAGATGCTGGCGTACAACCTGTCGCCGTCGTTCAACTGGGACACCACGGGTATGACCGACGAGGAGATGAAGCGGTTCCCCGAGGAACTCGGGAAACTCGGCTTCGTCTTCAACTTCATCACCTACGGTGGCCACCAGATCGACGGCTTGGCTGCCGAGGAGTTCGCGGCCGCATTGAAGCAGGACGGGATGCTGGCGATGGCGCGCTTGCAGCGCACGTTCAGACTGCTGGAGTCACCGTATCGGACGCCGCAGACCCTAGTCGGAGGACCACGGCTGGACGCCGCGTTGATGGCCTCGTCGGGCCGCACCGCGGCGACGAAGGCGATGGGCAAGGGGTCGACGCAGTTTCAGCACCTGGTTCAGACCGAAGTCCCGACCAGGCTGCTGGAGGAGTGGCTCGCGGAGTGGAGCAAGCACTGGGACTATCCGGCAAGAATTCGCGTCCAGCTACGTCCGCACACAGCCGGTTTGGAGCTGTTGGAGCTGAGTGTGCTGAACGAGCCCAGCGGGGAGAGGCTCGCCAATATCATCTTCGCACACCTCCAAGATCGTCGCGGCCGCAGAATGCTCTCGATCCGCGACCAGAATACGCTCCCGCCGCTCCGAAAAAAGCGTCTGATGACGGTCGTCCAACTGTTCCTGATCCACCGCTACAATGCCAGCGCGGTGCACTACGTCACCCCGACCGAGGACAACGAGTTTCAGACACAAAAGATGAAGAGCTTGGGGATCTTCTCGGATGTGCATACCGAGATCGGACAAATCATCGTCGCGCAGGTCAGCAAGGAACGCGTCGCCGAACTGCTCAAGCCTGACCGGGTACTTCTCCTAGAGATGATCCGTAAGACGTCGCCAGCATTGCAAATCCAGGCTTAGATACGACGAGAAAAGTGAGCACAGAGCTTTCGCGATTTTGCTGATAACTGTTGAGAACAGCCCTTCTCACCGGTTTGGCCGGCAACCCCGTGTCTCGCCCCGTAACTGGTGATAAGAGGATTTATCGACAGTTTCGAATGCGGGAACCGTTCTTTCTGGTATCCAAACCGCAACGGGTGCTACTTGGGCATAGGCACCGTTTTCCATGCGACGCGATGAAATTTGGCGCCAGTCCACCTGAAACTGACGATGTCGAGCTTCTCCGGACAGCAGTGCGCCCCGGAGCCGTAGCGCACCGACTTAATTGTGAGAACGCCAATACGTACGTCGTAGTTCACACCTCCCTGCAGGCCGTGCGCGTCGTTTGAGATTTGCTGGAGGACTACTAGGTGGTCATCTCTACATCCGAACACCTGAACGACATCCGATTGGCTCGAACTGCCGCCTACCCAGTCCCAACTGTACAACACAACGGCAAGTTCACTATCCGGTCTTGAGCTTCTTGGCACGCGAAGCCATACCAACTCAGCACCACTGTAGCCACGTGCAGGAGTCCATTTGCGCTCATACTTGCCGTGCCGCAGAGTCCCAGAATCTCTCACTCGATGCCCGTACCATATGTAAGTACGCATGTTGCGGAAATGCCGGAGAGTAAACGTGCAGGGCTCGGACGGATATGTAAAGTCGGGGTAGCTCACGTCCACTGTGGGTACGTTTTCGCGTTCTTGCGCTGATGGCAAGACTGCTGGATAGCCGACAATGACCGCAGCCGTAACGACCAGCAGCATCGCGGCATAACGCGACCCCAGTGTCGCGGGCTTCATCTGACGGAACGGCATTCCAACC includes:
- the aceA gene encoding isocitrate lyase ICL2, which encodes MTMFDQQVAAAKVWFSSPRFAGIVRLYSPRQVAEQQGTISGDYTVARRAAEGFYARLRELFEQRGQITTFGPYSPGQAVMMKRIGMEGIYLGGWATSARGSLSEDPGPDLASYPLSQVPDEAAGLVRALLAADKNQHFARMRMTEEQRKATPVIDYRPFILADADTGHGGDAHVRNLIRRLVEVGVPAYHLEDQKPGAKKCGHQGGKVLVAEDEQIKRLNAARLQLDIMRVPGILVARTDAESATFLENRSDERDQPFILGATNVELPSYKAGYLAILRKLFELGVEEARGHLLFAVSEAEYLAAFAWLERVGLMGMIAESVQVLRTGSATEFDAALDRIDTRYVELWQAEAGLKTYGLAVAEVMESRTDEGERFDMTVEEWLAFSKRASFYEVHERAKSMGIQVIWDCELPTTPEGFYQIQAGIDYAIAKSLAVAPFADVLWMETKTANLEDATKFAHAIHAEYPDKMLAYNLSPSFNWDTTGMTDEEMKRFPEELGKLGFVFNFITYGGHQIDGLAAEEFAAALKQDGMLAMARLQRTFRLLESPYRTPQTLVGGPRLDAALMASSGRTAATKAMGKGSTQFQHLVQTEVPTRLLEEWLAEWSKHWDYPARIRVQLRPHTAGLELLELSVLNEPSGERLANIIFAHLQDRRGRRMLSIRDQNTLPPLRKKRLMTVVQLFLIHRYNASAVHYVTPTEDNEFQTQKMKSLGIFSDVHTEIGQIIVAQVSKERVAELLKPDRVLLLEMIRKTSPALQIQA
- a CDS encoding PilZ domain-containing protein; this encodes MAEMIAEKRSSVRQPIDIRVRITLPDEKRSVIFGRGEDISIGGMAIFVATDLNVGERVVIEFVLLSGRQLKLEAIVRNRHSYRYGLAFATLTTEQRSEIERL
- a CDS encoding tetratricopeptide repeat protein — translated: MLLILFLTFSSFVFAQHEPSPATDLDWEAEMNLFNRFYTGDDPQGAYAHAEKMLEIANRKKLGAREVGASEWAIGEALRKMEKFSEAEPRLRQSLKSRESVLPPTHYRVLQSVDALANILYLEGKYDEAAPLTERAIAGYAAMTDRDGPDECHYGLALQNLGTMEMAKKNADKAEGLLIRAANSFANVSLGCGQLHGVYWSLASVYWLENRKDKVEEVYQAAVKVFAPEAGEDADYHYGYYLMCLAGVYTSEKRFDEADALFKRAIQAATHVSTSEGPETSAELLTAVLREYRYMLVAANRTADIAAVDQQLQASAAATAADAKHPEMQLEVLRDEALRAEQDRRFDDAEKSLRREVEVARSLGPGDGRAVLAEVDLAYFLERMKRPDEALRTAEQAFNEAKRGFSDDPNVFGRACDAMAFLYDARHNDPALESMLKLSVKIWEPYPNKADFHYPRALTALGRFYLTRKQYTKAEPLFLESLKLVERTQGADNFSIVSAVESLGYLYAQMGAYDKAEPYYRRDLALWEKRFGTNSPMLNGVLYTLAEVMRNLGRPKEADEFMARRERLTTPATQK
- a CDS encoding VTT domain-containing protein; amino-acid sequence: MSWRQLASLLWQAAPRTPRASGWQAALRHLGGFGLFALAILDGSPVPTLGGLDLLTVVLAARHREPWYYYALIATAGGLIGSFITYSIARKAGEAYLTRHLGQGGVRRLLDFVRQWGGGTLIIATLFPPPFPATLVFAAAGILNYPPRRYLIAIAAGRALRYSLLAWAAEHYGRHFVLLVRHPERYLGWSILIGGLVIAMVAAALFTWRWVREAAPLEEQRSGS
- a CDS encoding energy transducer TonB, giving the protein MNACSIANQLRRRTRERPAVRRWLHFALASTLVVIVLSPGWSWGGTRDRKLTAGTGPAYPALAKKLKITGTVKADLFIAPNGTIKRIDARGHPLLVQAVVESVKAWKYEPASTGTINSVIFVFK